A region of Lepeophtheirus salmonis chromosome 13, UVic_Lsal_1.4, whole genome shotgun sequence DNA encodes the following proteins:
- the LOC121127906 gene encoding serine/threonine-protein kinase pim-1, which yields MSPNSSSLCYCADNCSDMVCGRSRGVIRDPFEKAYKVGEVLGKGGFGVVYAGIRVRDGKQVAIKHVSRAKVTDWDIINGRRIPLELRLLKTVQSVSGVIRLLDFYERIDSFVYIMEKPTPCKDLFEFITDKGVLEESLARNFFRQVVRTIVACHRKGVIHRDIKDENLLVDLKTLELKLIDFGSGAHIKSGAYTDFDGTRMYAPPEWIRSSCYHGNTATVWSLGILLYDMVCGDIPFENDEQICSAEIKFRRPLSSACQDLILRCLRRRPYDRIQLLEILRHPWLEAKESSSIVLPNPPPPRPEPVVVERPQQLVGSGVDVVGGGVVDVGSSSLSSLSLSSGSSTMSLHLCQRSV from the exons ATGTCTCCGAATTCTTCCTCACTGTGTTATTGTGCAGATAATTGTTCAG ATATGGTTTGTGGAAGGAGTCGTGGTGTCATTCGAGATCCCTTTGAGAAAGCCTACAAAGTGGGTGAAGTCCTTGGCAAAGGAGGATTTGGCGTAGTCTATGCAGGGATCCGAGTACGCGACGGAAAACAAGTTGCTATAAAACATGTGTCCAGAGCTAAAGTGACAGACTGGGATATT atcaatGGGCGCCGCATTCCATTAGAACTTCGTCTTCTCAAGACCGTCCAATCTGTCAGTGGAGTCATTCGCCTTTTAGACTTTTACGAGCGTATCGATTCATTTGTATATATCATGGAAAAACCAACTCCATGCAAGGACTTGTTTGAATTCATCACGGATAAAGGAGTTCTGGAAGAGTCTCTTGCTCGAAACTTTTTCCGCCAAGTAGTTCGCACTATTGTGGCCTGTCATCGAAAGGGCGTCATTCACAGAGACATCAAGGATGAGAATCTATTGGTGGATTTAAAAACGCTTGAACTTAAATTGATCGACTTCGGATCCGGAGCGCATATCAAATCTGGAGCCTATACGGATTTTGATG GAACCCGCATGTACGCTCCACCCGAGTGGATTCGTAGTTCTTGCTATCACGGAAACACAGCTACAGTTTGGTCCCTTGGGATCCTTCTTTACGATATGGTATGTGGAGACATTCCCTTTGAGAACGATGAACAGATCTGTTCAGCTGAAATCAAGTTCCGACGACCCCTCTCCTCAGCCTGCCAAGATTTGATACTTCGTTGTCTTCGGCGAAGACCCTATGATCGCATTCAACTTCTTGAAATCCTACGTCATCCCTGGTTGGAAGCCAAGGAATCCTCTTCCATCGTTCTACCCAACCCTCCTCCACCACGCCCAGAGCCCGTTGTTGTGGAACGGCCACAACAACTTGTTGGCAGTGGTGTTGATGTTGTAGGTGGTGGTGTTGTTGATGTTGGATCCTCTTCGCTCTCTTCTTTGAGTTTATCATCAGGGAGTTCGACAATGAGTCTACATCTTTGTCAGCGGAGTGTGTAA